One stretch of Variovorax sp. 54 DNA includes these proteins:
- a CDS encoding DODA-type extradiol aromatic ring-opening family dioxygenase yields the protein MTHDTTLSRLPTYFISHGGGPWPWMKKEMGATYDQLAASLADMPRQIGRTPSAILMVSAHWEAPAFTVQGNPKPPMIYDYGGFPAHTYEVRYASPGSPELAQRVQSLIAAAGLPAQIDPERGYDHGMFAPMAAIYPNAEVPVVQLSLRRGLDPAEHLALGRAIAPLRDENVLIVGSGLSYHNLRNFGPQAHGVSKAFGDWLDETAVQATPQARVQRLQDWASAPSARVAHPREEHLIPLMVAVGAAEGEAGERVYHEDAFMGGLVVSSYRFGAM from the coding sequence TTGACCCACGACACCACGCTTTCTCGCCTGCCCACGTACTTCATCTCGCACGGCGGCGGCCCCTGGCCCTGGATGAAGAAGGAGATGGGCGCCACCTACGACCAACTCGCCGCTTCGCTGGCCGACATGCCGCGCCAGATCGGCCGCACGCCGAGCGCCATCCTCATGGTCTCGGCGCATTGGGAGGCGCCTGCCTTCACGGTGCAGGGCAACCCCAAGCCGCCCATGATCTACGACTACGGCGGCTTCCCGGCCCACACCTACGAGGTGCGCTACGCCTCGCCCGGCTCGCCCGAACTCGCGCAGCGCGTGCAATCGCTGATCGCCGCGGCCGGCCTGCCGGCGCAGATCGACCCCGAGCGCGGCTACGACCACGGCATGTTCGCGCCGATGGCCGCGATCTACCCGAACGCCGAGGTGCCGGTGGTGCAGCTGTCGCTGCGGCGCGGGCTCGACCCGGCCGAGCACCTCGCGCTGGGCCGCGCCATCGCGCCGCTGCGCGACGAAAACGTGCTCATCGTCGGCAGCGGCTTGAGCTATCACAACCTGCGCAACTTCGGCCCGCAGGCGCACGGCGTGTCGAAGGCCTTCGGCGACTGGCTCGATGAGACCGCTGTGCAGGCCACGCCGCAAGCGCGCGTGCAGCGCCTGCAGGACTGGGCCTCCGCCCCCTCGGCGCGCGTGGCGCATCCGCGCGAGGAGCACCTGATTCCGCTGATGGTTGCTGTCGGCGCGGCCGAAGGCGAGGCCGGCGAACGCGTCTACCACGAGGACGCCTTCATGGGCGGGCTCGTGGTGTCGAGCTACCGCTTCGGCGCGATGTGA
- a CDS encoding alpha/beta fold hydrolase, translating into MPTPALPSPTESAEARRLIARIEALSTSHDPVHDGVRVRWRRFGTDTTKPPIVLLHGGHGSWMHWLRNAEALSAERTLLLPDMPGFHDSDALPRVAPGEDALVPLLAALGGTLDALIGAGTPIDLGGFSFGGLTAARFAVRRGAIRRLALMGSGGHGTLRRMTVEMINWRAAPDRETERAALMHNLGALMLHEAAAIDPLAFEIHDLSCHGTRFRSKEVSLSGGLQTAIDTLAVPTLLLWGEFDVTADSRPLTAQLASEGPGREGVVIDGAGHWVQYERADEVNAQLLRFLD; encoded by the coding sequence ATGCCCACGCCCGCTCTTCCCTCTCCCACCGAATCCGCCGAAGCGCGGCGCCTGATCGCCCGCATCGAAGCCCTGTCCACCTCGCACGACCCCGTGCACGACGGCGTGCGTGTGCGCTGGCGCCGCTTCGGCACCGACACGACGAAGCCGCCCATCGTGCTGCTGCACGGCGGCCACGGCAGCTGGATGCACTGGCTGCGCAATGCCGAGGCCTTGTCGGCCGAACGCACGCTGCTTCTGCCCGACATGCCGGGCTTTCACGATTCCGATGCGCTGCCGCGCGTGGCACCCGGCGAAGACGCGCTGGTGCCGCTGCTGGCTGCGCTTGGCGGCACGCTCGATGCGCTCATCGGCGCCGGCACGCCCATCGACCTCGGTGGTTTCTCTTTCGGCGGACTCACCGCGGCGCGCTTCGCGGTGCGGCGCGGCGCCATCCGCCGGCTGGCGCTGATGGGCAGCGGCGGCCACGGCACCTTGCGCCGCATGACGGTCGAGATGATCAACTGGCGCGCCGCCCCTGACCGCGAGACCGAGCGCGCCGCGCTCATGCACAACCTGGGCGCGCTGATGCTGCACGAGGCGGCGGCCATCGACCCGCTGGCCTTCGAGATCCACGACCTCTCGTGCCACGGCACGCGCTTTCGCAGCAAGGAGGTGTCGCTCTCGGGCGGGCTGCAAACCGCGATCGACACGCTGGCCGTGCCGACGCTGCTGCTGTGGGGCGAGTTCGATGTCACCGCCGATTCGCGTCCGCTGACGGCGCAGCTGGCCAGCGAAGGCCCCGGCCGCGAAGGCGTGGTGATCGACGGCGCGGGGCACTGGGTGCAGTACGAGCGCGCCGACGAGGTCAACGCGCAGCTGCTGCGCTTCCTGGACTGA
- a CDS encoding ABC transporter substrate-binding protein, with product MIHKKIQLLASAFAALAFTVAPAAQAQTAKPLLIGQTYVQTGPLASLSTEPLVGIRAMFTALNASGGINGRPVELRQLDDAYDPAKGAENVKAFARDGAVGVLMPIGTSSAVGALKAANELKIPVVGPYTGAGPVVKFSEFGFPVRISFDEEYSRIVNHLFTIGLSRIAFAHNDNPGARSAMESTQKFIAERGDKMVGSVAIKNDGSDAAERAAELAKLKPKAVVLSATNDVAAKFISAYRAAGGETAFYSFSFLNGQKLFQDIKKDAAGVVISQVVPYPWNSAMPVIAEYQAAMKKIGATEFSYASLEGYVTAKVMVEGLKRAGANPTPESLQKGLESFKTLDLGGIAVSYRPGEHRGLTFSELSMLKADGRYLR from the coding sequence ATGATCCACAAAAAGATTCAATTGCTGGCTTCGGCCTTCGCCGCCCTCGCCTTCACGGTGGCTCCCGCCGCCCAGGCGCAGACCGCCAAGCCGCTGCTGATCGGCCAGACCTACGTGCAGACCGGCCCGCTCGCGTCGCTGTCGACCGAGCCGCTGGTCGGCATCCGTGCCATGTTCACCGCGCTGAACGCCAGCGGCGGCATCAACGGCCGGCCCGTCGAGCTGCGCCAGCTCGACGACGCCTACGACCCCGCCAAGGGCGCCGAGAACGTCAAGGCCTTCGCGCGCGACGGCGCTGTCGGCGTGCTGATGCCCATCGGCACCTCGTCGGCGGTCGGCGCGCTGAAGGCGGCCAACGAGCTGAAGATTCCCGTCGTCGGTCCGTACACGGGCGCGGGCCCGGTGGTGAAGTTCAGCGAATTCGGCTTTCCGGTGCGCATCAGCTTCGACGAGGAATACAGCCGCATCGTGAACCACCTCTTCACGATCGGCCTGTCGCGCATCGCCTTCGCGCACAACGACAACCCCGGCGCGCGCTCGGCGATGGAGAGCACGCAGAAGTTCATTGCCGAACGCGGCGACAAGATGGTCGGCAGCGTGGCCATCAAGAACGACGGCTCCGATGCGGCCGAGCGCGCCGCGGAGCTGGCCAAGCTCAAGCCCAAGGCCGTGGTGCTGTCGGCCACCAACGACGTGGCGGCCAAGTTCATCTCGGCCTACCGCGCGGCCGGCGGCGAGACGGCGTTCTATTCGTTCTCCTTCCTGAACGGGCAGAAGCTCTTCCAGGACATCAAGAAGGACGCGGCCGGCGTGGTCATTTCGCAGGTCGTGCCCTACCCGTGGAACAGCGCGATGCCCGTCATCGCCGAGTACCAGGCGGCGATGAAGAAGATCGGCGCGACCGAGTTCAGCTACGCGAGCCTGGAGGGCTACGTCACAGCCAAGGTCATGGTCGAAGGCCTGAAGCGCGCAGGAGCGAACCCCACGCCGGAGTCGCTGCAGAAGGGCCTGGAGTCGTTCAAGACGCTGGACCTCGGCGGCATCGCCGTGTCGTACCGGCCCGGCGAGCACCGCGGGCTGACCTTCTCCGAGCTGTCGATGCTCAAGGCCGACGGGCGCTACCTGCGCTGA
- the imuA gene encoding translesion DNA synthesis-associated protein ImuA — MGLPFLDSFSTAAGRGVWHADELGLADAQVVATGHAALDAELPGGGWPVGAMTELLQATPEAHVWRLLLPALAQAVEARGGPVVLVGAPYEPCGAALAAQGLPVEALMCVRSDAPAARLWACEQALRCAEVAAVVAWLPQARVGELRRLQLAAAQHEVLLFVCRPESVALSASPARLRLRAERCADDPAQIALHILKRRGPPLAAPVRVPARNARMSALLAAARVRRQLRLQPQASVTPAAAPSATVVRIDAWKGGPDALDRLAVV, encoded by the coding sequence ATGGGCCTCCCTTTCCTCGACTCCTTTTCCACCGCCGCGGGCCGCGGCGTCTGGCATGCCGACGAACTCGGCCTGGCGGATGCACAGGTCGTGGCCACCGGCCATGCCGCGCTCGACGCCGAGCTGCCCGGCGGCGGCTGGCCCGTGGGCGCGATGACGGAGCTGCTGCAGGCCACGCCCGAGGCCCATGTCTGGCGCCTGCTGCTGCCCGCGCTGGCGCAGGCCGTGGAAGCGCGGGGCGGGCCGGTGGTGCTGGTCGGCGCGCCCTATGAACCCTGCGGTGCCGCGCTGGCGGCGCAGGGCCTGCCGGTGGAAGCGCTGATGTGCGTGCGCAGCGACGCCCCGGCCGCGCGGCTGTGGGCCTGCGAGCAGGCGCTGCGCTGCGCCGAGGTTGCGGCCGTTGTCGCCTGGCTGCCGCAGGCCCGCGTGGGCGAGCTGCGGCGGCTGCAGTTGGCCGCCGCGCAGCACGAGGTGCTGCTGTTCGTGTGCCGGCCCGAGTCGGTGGCGCTGTCGGCCTCGCCCGCGCGCCTGCGCCTGCGCGCCGAACGCTGCGCGGACGACCCGGCGCAGATCGCGCTGCACATCCTCAAGCGCCGGGGGCCGCCGCTGGCCGCGCCGGTGCGGGTGCCGGCGCGCAACGCCCGCATGAGCGCGCTGCTGGCCGCCGCCCGCGTGCGGCGCCAGTTGCGCCTGCAGCCGCAGGCGTCCGTGACACCGGCCGCCGCGCCGTCGGCCACGGTGGTGCGCATCGATGCGTGGAAAGGAGGCCCGGATGCACTGGATCGCCTTGCAGTGGTCTGA
- a CDS encoding Y-family DNA polymerase, translated as MHWIALQWSETGEDDAPAMPPPEALGWWALRFTPHVAWQDEALMLEVSACERLWGGRAPLMRQLLALNPVPDARMLGAQGATSLIALARLRLFARNEHRPAEVPAGLPLDTLTAARGHLDLLARLGCRTWGDVAALPRGGLTRRFGVGLREALDTAWGLRPESHAWLTLPDVFEQKLELPALAETGPELMWSANRLLSALQIWLRARQRGARALELQWTLDLRRLNGVTLPPHQQLTVRTAEPTQDMAHLRRLLSEKLALTTLAAPVSWLKLRTLETDPLAGASTSFLPEDNRKGDKLHEMVERLSVRLGADQVRVPVAQADHRPERQQQWRPALQKEKTPAPDKARKEAASQPDAIYPPWLLPEPLRLEMDGERPCYCGPLRKLVGPQRVEAGWWGGEEDGGQPAMRDYYVAESPEAGLVWIFRERPATRFSSGEVRWYLQGFYA; from the coding sequence ATGCACTGGATCGCCTTGCAGTGGTCTGAGACGGGAGAAGACGACGCACCCGCCATGCCCCCGCCCGAGGCCCTGGGCTGGTGGGCGCTGCGGTTCACGCCGCACGTCGCCTGGCAGGACGAGGCGCTGATGCTCGAAGTCTCGGCCTGCGAACGCCTCTGGGGCGGGCGCGCGCCGCTGATGCGCCAGCTGCTGGCCCTCAACCCCGTGCCCGACGCGCGCATGCTCGGCGCACAGGGCGCCACCAGCCTGATCGCGCTGGCGCGGCTGCGCCTGTTCGCGCGCAACGAGCACCGGCCCGCCGAGGTGCCCGCCGGCCTGCCGCTGGACACGCTGACGGCCGCGCGCGGCCACCTCGATCTGCTTGCGCGCCTGGGCTGCCGCACCTGGGGCGATGTGGCCGCCTTGCCGCGCGGCGGCCTCACGCGGCGCTTCGGCGTGGGGTTGCGAGAGGCGCTCGACACCGCCTGGGGCCTGCGCCCCGAAAGCCACGCCTGGCTCACGCTGCCCGACGTGTTCGAGCAGAAGCTCGAACTGCCCGCGCTGGCCGAGACCGGGCCCGAACTCATGTGGTCGGCCAACCGCCTGCTCTCGGCGCTGCAGATCTGGCTGCGCGCACGCCAGCGCGGCGCGCGTGCGCTCGAGCTGCAATGGACGCTCGACCTGCGGCGCCTCAACGGCGTGACCCTGCCGCCGCACCAGCAGCTCACCGTGCGCACGGCCGAGCCCACGCAGGACATGGCGCACCTGCGCCGCCTGCTGTCCGAAAAACTCGCGCTCACCACGCTGGCCGCGCCCGTGAGCTGGCTGAAGCTGCGCACGCTCGAAACCGATCCGCTGGCCGGCGCCAGCACCAGCTTCCTGCCGGAAGACAACCGCAAGGGCGACAAGCTGCACGAGATGGTCGAACGGCTCAGCGTGCGGCTCGGCGCCGACCAGGTGCGGGTGCCGGTCGCGCAGGCCGACCACCGGCCCGAGCGCCAGCAGCAGTGGCGGCCCGCGCTGCAGAAAGAGAAAACGCCTGCGCCCGACAAGGCCCGCAAAGAAGCGGCCTCGCAACCCGATGCGATCTATCCGCCCTGGCTGCTGCCCGAGCCCTTGCGGCTCGAAATGGATGGCGAGCGCCCGTGCTACTGCGGGCCGCTGCGCAAGCTGGTCGGGCCGCAGCGTGTCGAGGCCGGCTGGTGGGGCGGCGAGGAAGACGGCGGCCAGCCCGCGATGCGCGACTACTACGTGGCCGAAAGCCCCGAGGCCGGTCTGGTGTGGATCTTTCGCGAGCGGCCCGCCACGCGCTTTTCGTCGGGCGAGGTGCGCTGGTACCTGCAAGGCTTCTATGCCTGA
- a CDS encoding error-prone DNA polymerase: protein MPELSGKEERKRLPAKVHVLPQRLRPAPGLPGYAELHCLTNFSFQRGASTPEEVVERAYHLGYAALAITDECSVAGIVRAHVALRDLPAKLDAHESEHPGEPPIPRNPAFRLLFGSEFHFERFKLVVIANDTEGWGNLCEFITAARNTELPKGEYRVDWDTSDVASLQRCQVLFVPHRPPGGMPDAATVQEDLAAARALYGDNLWLAVELFNERDDDLWFVTLMQAGEQADVPLVAAGDVHMHARGRKPLHDVLTAVREGRTVADCGFALQSNAERHLRQRVRLAQLYLPAMLANTLEVAQRCRFDPEVIRETYKYPLETVGSSETAAQTLVRKTWDGARVRYPDGIPEKVRAQVQKELDLITELEYEMFFLTVEDIVRYARSQDILCQGRGSSANSAVCYCLGITAIAPDKGHLLFERFLSRYRKEPPDIDVDFEHQRREEVIQYIYEKYGRERAAIAAVVICYRSRSALRDVGKAIGIDERLVNEFAKDHYWFDDTALGEQLDKAAARVGVKEDRLKLVQWIEMTQRLKGFPRHLSQHVGGFVLTHTRLTRLVPVEKASMKDRSVIQWEKDDLEAMGMLKVDVLALGMLSAIRRGLDHMNRWRGSMVAMHHIPNDDPKVFDMICDADTIGVFQIESRAQMSMLPRLKPRTYEDLVIEVAIVRPGPIQGGMVHPYLKQRERVAKGLEIHYEKEALRPALERTLGIPIFQEQVMQIAMIAAGFSADEADQLRRAMAAWKRKGGLGKFHDKLVKGMTANDYKEAFAEAIFKQILGFGDYGFPESHAASFALLVTISSWLKNYEPACFLAALLDSQPMGFYSPSQLVQDARRHGVEVRPVDVTCSEIDTTLEARAPDAPRMPAGTDTRYAERLGNDNQPAVRLGLNRVLGLSDAGAERLLKARAQAPFTSTEDLALRAELEGKDMAALAAADALMSLSGHRRQQVWDATAQHRSSALLKGVPIHEQALLLPAAPEGEEIVGDYAALGLTLRRHPLALLRPRLARMQLMSAVELRAARSGQTVRACGIVKGRQRPGTANGTIFVTLEDETGNVNVIVWNHVIEAWREPLLKSHLLAVQGTWQRDDDSGGKVQHLIATGFKDLTPLLGRLAQSNTSRDFH, encoded by the coding sequence ATGCCTGAGCTGAGCGGCAAGGAGGAGCGCAAGCGCCTGCCCGCCAAGGTGCATGTGCTGCCGCAGCGGCTGCGGCCGGCGCCGGGCCTGCCCGGCTATGCCGAGCTGCACTGCCTCACGAACTTCAGCTTCCAGCGCGGCGCCTCGACGCCCGAAGAGGTGGTCGAGCGCGCCTACCACCTCGGCTACGCGGCGCTGGCCATCACCGACGAGTGCTCGGTGGCCGGCATCGTGCGTGCGCATGTCGCGTTGCGCGACCTGCCGGCGAAGCTGGACGCGCACGAAAGCGAGCACCCGGGCGAACCGCCGATCCCGCGCAACCCCGCCTTCCGCCTGCTGTTCGGCAGCGAGTTCCACTTCGAGCGCTTCAAGCTCGTGGTGATCGCGAACGACACCGAGGGCTGGGGCAACCTCTGCGAGTTCATCACCGCCGCGCGCAACACCGAGCTGCCCAAGGGCGAGTACCGCGTCGATTGGGACACGAGCGACGTCGCCTCGCTGCAGCGCTGCCAGGTGCTTTTCGTGCCGCACCGCCCGCCGGGCGGCATGCCCGATGCGGCCACCGTGCAGGAAGACCTGGCGGCGGCCAGGGCGCTGTACGGCGACAACCTCTGGCTGGCCGTGGAGCTGTTCAACGAACGCGACGACGACCTCTGGTTCGTCACGCTGATGCAGGCGGGCGAGCAGGCCGATGTGCCGCTGGTCGCGGCCGGCGACGTGCACATGCACGCACGCGGCCGCAAGCCGCTGCACGACGTGCTCACGGCAGTGCGCGAAGGCCGCACGGTCGCCGACTGCGGCTTCGCGTTGCAGTCGAATGCCGAGCGGCATCTGCGCCAGCGGGTTCGCTTGGCCCAGCTGTATCTGCCCGCGATGCTGGCGAACACGCTGGAGGTGGCGCAGCGGTGCCGCTTCGATCCCGAGGTGATCCGCGAGACCTACAAGTACCCGCTGGAAACTGTGGGCAGCAGCGAGACGGCGGCGCAGACGCTGGTGCGCAAGACGTGGGACGGCGCGCGGGTGCGCTACCCCGACGGCATTCCCGAGAAGGTGCGCGCGCAGGTGCAGAAAGAGCTCGACCTGATCACCGAGCTCGAGTACGAGATGTTCTTCCTCACGGTGGAAGACATCGTGCGCTATGCACGCTCCCAGGACATCCTCTGCCAGGGCCGCGGTTCGTCGGCCAATTCGGCGGTCTGCTACTGCCTCGGCATCACCGCGATCGCCCCCGACAAAGGCCACCTGCTGTTCGAGCGCTTCCTGAGTCGCTATCGCAAGGAACCGCCCGACATCGACGTCGACTTCGAGCACCAGCGGCGCGAAGAAGTCATCCAGTACATCTACGAAAAGTACGGCCGCGAGCGCGCCGCCATCGCCGCTGTCGTCATCTGCTACCGCTCGCGCAGTGCCTTGCGCGACGTCGGCAAGGCCATCGGCATCGACGAGCGACTGGTCAACGAGTTCGCCAAGGACCACTACTGGTTCGACGACACCGCGCTCGGCGAACAGCTCGACAAGGCCGCCGCGCGCGTCGGCGTGAAGGAAGACCGGCTCAAGCTGGTGCAGTGGATCGAGATGACACAGCGGCTCAAGGGCTTTCCGCGCCACCTGAGCCAGCACGTCGGCGGCTTCGTGCTCACGCACACCAGGCTCACGCGGCTGGTGCCGGTCGAAAAAGCGTCGATGAAAGACCGCTCCGTCATCCAGTGGGAAAAGGACGACCTCGAAGCCATGGGCATGCTCAAGGTCGACGTGCTCGCGCTCGGCATGCTCAGCGCGATCCGCCGCGGGCTCGACCACATGAACCGCTGGCGGGGCTCGATGGTGGCGATGCACCACATCCCCAACGACGACCCCAAAGTGTTCGACATGATCTGCGACGCCGACACCATCGGCGTGTTCCAGATCGAGAGCCGCGCGCAGATGTCGATGCTGCCGCGCCTGAAGCCGCGCACCTACGAAGACCTGGTGATCGAGGTGGCGATCGTGCGGCCCGGACCCATCCAGGGCGGCATGGTGCATCCGTACCTCAAGCAGCGCGAGCGGGTGGCCAAGGGCTTGGAGATCCACTACGAGAAGGAGGCGCTTCGCCCCGCACTGGAGCGCACGCTGGGCATCCCGATCTTTCAGGAGCAGGTGATGCAGATCGCGATGATCGCGGCCGGATTTTCTGCCGACGAAGCCGACCAGCTGCGCCGCGCCATGGCCGCGTGGAAGCGCAAGGGCGGCCTCGGCAAGTTCCACGACAAGCTCGTCAAGGGCATGACCGCCAACGACTACAAGGAAGCCTTCGCCGAAGCCATCTTCAAGCAGATCCTCGGCTTCGGCGACTACGGCTTCCCCGAAAGCCATGCCGCGAGCTTTGCGCTGCTGGTCACCATCAGCAGCTGGCTCAAGAACTACGAGCCCGCCTGCTTCCTCGCCGCGCTGCTCGACTCGCAGCCGATGGGCTTCTACAGCCCCTCGCAGCTGGTGCAGGACGCACGCCGCCATGGCGTCGAGGTGCGGCCGGTCGACGTCACGTGCAGCGAGATCGACACGACGCTCGAAGCCCGCGCGCCCGATGCACCGCGCATGCCCGCAGGCACCGACACGCGCTATGCCGAGCGCCTCGGTAACGACAACCAGCCCGCGGTTCGGCTGGGCCTGAACCGGGTCTTGGGCCTCAGCGACGCCGGCGCCGAGCGCCTGCTGAAAGCCCGCGCGCAAGCGCCTTTCACCAGCACCGAAGACCTGGCCTTGCGTGCCGAACTCGAAGGCAAGGACATGGCGGCGCTCGCCGCAGCCGATGCCTTGATGTCGCTCTCAGGCCATCGACGACAGCAGGTGTGGGACGCTACCGCGCAGCATCGCTCGTCGGCGCTGCTCAAGGGCGTGCCGATCCACGAGCAGGCCTTGCTGCTGCCCGCCGCGCCCGAGGGCGAGGAAATCGTCGGCGACTACGCGGCGCTCGGCCTCACGCTGCGCCGCCATCCACTCGCACTGCTGCGCCCGCGACTGGCGCGCATGCAGCTCATGAGCGCGGTGGAGCTGCGCGCCGCGCGCAGCGGACAGACCGTGCGCGCCTGCGGCATCGTCAAGGGCCGGCAGCGGCCCGGCACCGCCAACGGCACCATCTTCGTCACACTGGAAGACGAGACCGGCAACGTCAACGTGATCGTCTGGAACCACGTCATCGAGGCCTGGCGCGAGCCGCTGCTCAAGTCGCACCTGCTCGCGGTGCAGGGCACCTGGCAGCGCGACGACGACAGCGGCGGCAAGGTGCAGCACCTGATCGCCACCGGCTTCAAGGACCTCACGCCGCTCCTGGGCCGGCTGGCGCAGAGCAACACCAGCCGCGACTTCCACTGA
- a CDS encoding aminoglycoside phosphotransferase family protein, which yields MLTPPTLPNDAIPSCLASHWGLEATRAEFLPLGADVDSAAFRIEAPDGGAYFLKLRRGGFSAAVVDVPAFLHHTQGINAVMAPLPTLTQQLSVQAHDFDWALHPFFNGADGFTRTPTDRQWTALGMALNAIHRAELPESLRAGLPRESYSHQGREGVRGYQRRFINGVAGDDLVAHFLAFWDAHDEEIDSLIYRSEQLASILLEKSLPQVLCHSDLHAGNVLLGDDDRLCIVDWDTLILAPKERDLMFIGGGVGGVWNQPREEALFFQGYGTAQAIDALALAYYRHERIVRDLLEFCDQMFDPQASRDDREEGLRQMASQFEPGNVVAVAHRDYDAIT from the coding sequence ATGCTGACACCACCCACCCTGCCGAACGACGCCATCCCTTCCTGCCTCGCCAGCCACTGGGGCCTTGAAGCCACCCGCGCCGAGTTCCTGCCACTGGGCGCTGACGTCGATTCGGCCGCGTTCCGCATCGAGGCACCGGACGGCGGCGCGTACTTTCTGAAGCTACGCCGTGGCGGCTTCAGTGCGGCCGTGGTCGATGTGCCGGCCTTCTTGCACCACACGCAAGGCATCAACGCCGTGATGGCGCCGCTGCCCACGCTCACGCAGCAGCTCAGCGTGCAAGCGCACGATTTCGACTGGGCCCTCCATCCCTTCTTCAACGGCGCCGACGGCTTCACACGCACACCAACTGACCGGCAATGGACCGCGCTCGGCATGGCACTGAACGCCATCCACCGCGCCGAACTGCCCGAATCTCTGCGCGCGGGCCTGCCGCGTGAAAGCTATTCGCACCAGGGGCGCGAAGGCGTACGCGGCTACCAGCGCCGCTTCATCAACGGCGTGGCCGGCGACGATCTGGTGGCGCACTTCCTGGCCTTCTGGGACGCGCACGACGAAGAGATCGATTCGCTCATCTACCGCAGCGAACAGCTCGCCTCGATCCTGCTCGAGAAGTCACTGCCGCAGGTGCTGTGCCACTCGGACCTGCACGCGGGCAACGTGCTGCTGGGCGACGACGACCGCCTGTGCATCGTCGACTGGGACACGCTGATCCTCGCGCCGAAGGAGCGCGACCTGATGTTCATCGGCGGCGGTGTCGGCGGCGTGTGGAACCAGCCGCGCGAAGAAGCGCTCTTCTTCCAGGGCTACGGAACGGCGCAGGCGATTGATGCGCTCGCCCTCGCCTACTACCGCCACGAGCGCATCGTGCGAGACCTGCTCGAGTTCTGCGACCAGATGTTCGACCCGCAGGCCAGCCGCGACGACCGCGAGGAAGGCCTGCGTCAGATGGCGAGCCAGTTCGAGCCGGGCAACGTGGTCGCCGTCGCGCACCGGGACTACGACGCCATCACCTGA
- a CDS encoding 2'-5' RNA ligase family protein — MHLTLHCFGDQTQPVEKRLRDALARVPVQPMELMLDRSCTWNNHIAVVQPAEHAGLHALYKHISHAVQQAGILTGTPKFTPHITIARKAASAAYPRHMPPIPWCVKKFLLVRSFTGASFRHEVLASYEAQEDAHV; from the coding sequence ATGCATCTGACGCTGCATTGCTTCGGCGATCAGACACAACCCGTCGAGAAGCGCCTGCGCGATGCGCTCGCCCGGGTTCCTGTGCAGCCCATGGAACTCATGCTGGACCGTTCATGCACCTGGAACAACCACATCGCGGTGGTCCAACCCGCCGAGCATGCAGGGCTGCACGCTCTGTACAAGCACATCAGCCACGCGGTGCAGCAGGCCGGCATCCTCACGGGCACCCCAAAGTTCACGCCCCACATCACCATCGCCCGAAAGGCCGCAAGCGCTGCCTACCCGAGGCACATGCCGCCGATTCCTTGGTGCGTGAAGAAATTTCTTCTTGTCCGCTCGTTCACCGGAGCCTCCTTCCGGCACGAAGTGCTGGCTTCGTACGAGGCACAAGAAGACGCTCACGTCTGA